TTCAGCTGTTCCACACAGCTGTCTGACATAGCTCAGTCCACAATCACACAAGTGTTCATTTGCTGGTGGAGAAATTAATGTGTCCTGAGAATAATGGTTGTTATGAGTTTGATCAGGTTTGTTTACTGACAAAGAAAGTTGATCTGGGTCTGTGTCCCATCAGGGACGTCTGACAGTTCCCAGACTCCACTTTGAAAACCTGGGCCGTGCTGTAAGCATGCGGTCTATCCTGCCGAGGACTGGAGTGTTTAGGTTTGATGGTTAAACTGGTGTTCTTCAAGGATCAGCTGAAACAACCCACATGAgataataataatccatccaCAGGGATCCTTGTTTGAAGATCAGGCCCGAATCCAAAAGGTGACGACAGAGAAACGTAAGCCGGAGACAAAAGGACGAGAGAAGGTGGAGGCAGATGGTGCGTCTGTGTGCCCACCAGGAACCTTTTACAGCGTTGGCTTCTTTCCTCATTATTTACAGCAGAATGAGGCCCTTTTCCCTCCAGCCCCTCAAGCAGCTTGTCAGATAAAAACCTCGTACATCTGGCTTGCTTGCTGGCTTTCCAGGAACTGTTTAAGGTTGATGACCTTGAATTTTTCTGTTCATCCAGTGGGGTTTCGAGACGTTTTCACAAACCGCAGGGTCACTGAATTCCCTTCACGGGGGACAATTTCTAATCCTtcaactgcagtgaaaacacaaaaaccacCACCATAATTGGAGTTAAAATGCTTTCCTGCAGTAGCAACGTCAGGCTAAGAGATGTTGCAAGACGTgtcaggaaacagaggaaatgacCACAAAGTACAGCAGGGAACTACAGtcattattaaaataaataaaccaacaaagaaataagttatattgtcttttttttttctttggacaGAAGCTGCTAATCCTTCAACTGTCCAGAaagatgacaaacaaacaaacaaacaaacaaacaaatagaaaataaagCTGCATGCTTCTTTTTTACCCGTAGCTGATGGATCGTTGATCAATACATTCCCTGTAAAAACCcattaaagggacagtttgGCATGTTGGGAATCatgcttatttgttttgttgaattaAATAAGAAGATCATCTCTTTGCATGGTGGGACCGAAATACACATTTCTAttagaaatgagagaaaaaatggCCGCCATTAATCCAAAAACTTTGGAGAATGGCCATAACTGATCAAAGATTTGTCCAATCATCACAGATCTTCCTTATCTTCAGGCCATGATTGCAAACTGAAGTGAGTGTGAGTACTCTGGAAGCAAATATGAACCAAAATCTGAAGCGCCTTATCGATTGATGCACGTGGGTGTTGCACGTCACATACTTGCTCATAACTCAAGCTGCTGTTGAGTAATCCTGATTAAAATCACTGGAGAcatcctgctctgcctcctgaaCGTTTCCGCAGAAGCAGGAAATGACTGAGGTACAAATGATGGAGCTTTTTGTGTGCGGTTATTGAAACGCTGCCGCCCTCTGATGATGAAATCAGCCGCTGAAGTCACTTCGTTCACCTTTATGAAGCCTGAAACTCGCTCGCTGCGACTCGCAGCTTTAATTTTGGCCTGCTGAGCTTCAGGTGCTTCACACCACAATCTGACCCTGATTCGCATGTAAACCCAAGACGAACCGCAATCAGACTTGTGATCTGACCAGCAGAGATGATATTTGTGGCGAAGGGTAAACAAAAGTGTAGTATTTGACCTGGAtacacaacagcacaaaaaataaacacccAAGACAAGACATCTGTCCTGTCTTGCCCCTGATCTCAGGCCAGCTGGTGGTTTACAGAGAAGCAGGAGATTCTACCTAATGAGCGTGTGCACCTTTGGACACGCCACACCTGCAAGCTGTTCATGACAAACACCTGTGTTTTCCAAACTACCAGGTCATTACTTTGAATACAGTTATGAGTAAAACACCGCTGCATTTTGGGTTGTTAGATATCGTGAAGTCGAGAGACTGAGGAGTTCGCTGACATACTCGTGTCCTTTCATCGTTTATGAcgacatgaataaataaataggttTGGAGTGATGTGAGTAGAGAATGAAGACCTGTGCAAAGAGCAgacaggaattaaaaaaaaaacaaaacagcaaaaacactcaACGGATGATCACAAACGCTCGACTGGCAGCAGTGCCTCCACACTGGAGCATCGACTGGCCAGCTGGGTGGACTTTTATATCCTCAgactgattggctgattgaaCAGGGCTGGGTAATGGCTGATGAAAGGCAGAGTTCGGGACCTCTGGAGGCCAGGACAGGGAGACACGGGGTCTAAAAGACAACACCTCAGGGTTACAGCAGTACTTTGAGGTGTTGGACGACTCATCCGACATTTTTTGCTCTGTTAGCGTCCTCTCCAATGTCAGTGCTTTCCTCATCTTATGGAGTGTGTCCTACAGGGATAGACAAGGCCCTGTTATGTGATCTCAGCCATTGCAGTGCATTAAACCCAGGAGCTATCACAGACTTAATGCAGTGCTGAAGTGGATGTCCTGCTCTGGATACTCGGCCATTGAACTCTCTGTGCTGTCGGTAGATTCATATGTGCTCCGCAATGACAGCAGTGTACTGCAGATAACATCCCATCTGACTTTAAAGAAGAATAGCAGTAAACTCTCTGTGACTGCAGACTATGGCCAGCTTTGAACTCTTGAGCTATTGAAGCCTGATGAAACATTTTAACAAGTTCAACTAATGAAGCTGGATTAGCAGCAGCTAATTATAGCACACATGTAACTAATGTTAAGGACCTGAACCCAAACCTCTACAGCTGCCAGCTCTGCACCTTCAGCCTGCTGTGGCTGTTTTAAACCAGTGAACTTCATCAACAGTAGTTTAGGATCGAGCCTGACGGGTTGCAGAGAGGATGTTAATGTCAGTGACACACCTACAACTCAGCTAGTTACACTCTTCAGCGTAAACATGAATGCATTAAATCTGTGAGTCTACTGAGGATGTCAGTCGGTCAATGTGGGACTAAATGTAcgaataaacaaacaataccAATTACGGAGCAATGCCATGTTAAAAACAAGCAGGAGAAGCACCACCACGGGGCTAATTAAGCAGTAAATGACTCATCCTCTGTTAATGAGTCCATGCTCCAGGGTTCATTCAATTTACAAGCTGAAATGACCGAAGTGTCcagagggagaagaaacagGAGTGTTGATTCCAGGAGGGACCGGTTCATCAGTGCTGGTGGTTAGACCAGCTCCTCACAGATCTAtcagctgctgactgactgtggacagaaaaacagttttcGTGGCAGCTGTCATACAGGCCTGCTTTTCGGTGGCTGCTCCCTGACTGGCTGTGTGACTCCACCAGCATTCACATTTCCCTGAAAGCATCATTTCTGATGAGTTTCCACATTTCTACCTGATAAACCTAATCTGACATTAAGGCAAAGGTGTCTGAATACTATTTTCCTGACTATCCTGTATGTCAGCATCCAGGATGGAAAGATAGTGAATTAATTATGACTGCTTTGCATTAAATGAGTTTCTCTTTGTGTCCAACAGGCAGCCGGTGACGAAAAACACATTCCGACAGTACAGAGTTTTAGGGAAAGGAGGCTTTGGAGAGGTGAGTACGTTCAGCTTTATGGTTGCATCAGCTGAGCACACAGCAGAACAACTCTCAAACACAGAGGACGGGATCTTACTGACAAGTACAAATGAACACTTTCACCTGAGAAGTGCTGTTATGAGTCATGAGAGGGTAGAGTCTCTCAGTTCAAGCTGAACCAATTGTCATTCtggtaggaaaaaaaaacactttggcttgtttgtatttctttaaaataaTCGCATTCAGCGCTGATGCAGTGACAGCGGCCTTGCAAAACAGTGTCGTGGGGAAACTTGTTTTGGTTTGCCTTAAAATGGCTAAATCCCTGCTGAACAACCAATCAGGCCTGTCTGATCTTGCCATTCTCAGCATATAGGCTGTAACTCAGAGGCTGTTGTTGTTTCACGTAGCGATGGGAGCTTCGAACGGTTCCATGCAGGTAGCTGAAGGGGAGGTGAATGCCGACTGAAAGGGCCAGCCAATGGCAGGCTTGTGCAGACAGCCCACTTCCTGTGAGTCACACTGCTGTCGATCCCCTCTCGTTTACATGTACAGCTACGCTTTATGCCTGAATGCAGCCCAAATCGAGCAGAAAGCAAATCCCCCACAGTCAGATCGCACAGCAGCGTCACCCTGAGCCTCCTCTCTCATGTCCTGAGCCGCCGTCCTGTGTTACCTCACAATTAGATCATTTACAGTGACCGTCTTATTTGGAGCCCTGCTGCTCTCACAGAGGGGAAGTCACAAGACATAAACATGAAGACACAAATAGAGAGCGGATTGTGTCTCTCATCCTTCTTTCTTTgccctgcaggtgtgtgcgtgtcaggTACGGGCCACAGGGAAGATGTACGCCTGTAAGAaactggagaagaagaggataaagaagaggaaaggagagtcCATGGCGCTCAATGAGAAACAGATCCTGGAGAAAGTCAACAGCAGATTTGTAGTAAGCGTCACGTCTCATCTCCAGTTCACCGTTCACTCGTTTTTAACCTGCAGATGTTGAATTTGCATGTTGAAAAAACCTAAAGGGAAACAGACCACCGTcctctctgacttcctgtcacaaACATGTggtttcatttctaaaaaaaagcttcagtcaTTTTCCCAAAACAGCTGAAAGTTACTCAAACAAAAGTAAATGGTGCATTTGctggggactgttttcagcagcggatgaatccacgtttGGTGCTTTGGTGAGTTTGCTCTGCGTGCATCAACCAGCCGCGATGTCTGCAGCAGTAACGACTGCAGTAATTAAAAGACAACATGGAGGTTTTTTCCGTCTGGTTTGGTTTGATTCTCTGCCAGACGACCTTCTCACAGCTTATTTGATTTGGACTCCAGTCGGTCGTCTTGTCCGGGGCTCCCAGGCCTGAGGCGTCCCTCAGGGTTCAGCGTGACTTCAGTGTCAAAATACCGTCACGTAACTTTATTTAACATGTTGATGAGATattcacaaaacaaagagaagcaaattctcacatttgaaccagagaacatttttttattcctcctcGATTCATCAGGTTTGTTCCTGTCGTGATGTCATTAATTAAGCTGCTAATCATTAGTTAGTTATGATGCATCACTGGAATTCGAGCTCTCAGCTGCTGGTATGACGCAGGAACACCTGATCAGACCTGAAGCATCGCCTCGCAGCCTTCTCATCATTAACACTCCTCTGTCTCCAGGTGAGTTTAGCCTACGCCTACGAGACGAAGGACGCTCTGTGCCTCGTGTTGACCCTCATGAACGGCGGAGACCTGAAGTTTCACATCTACCACATGGGCGAGGCGGGTTTTGACGAGAAGAGGGCCGTCTTCTATTCTGCAGAGATCTGCTGCGGCCTCGAGGACCTGCACCGAGAGCGCATCGTCTACAGGTCAGCGTCCTCTAACACGAAGACATGTCTCACTGTCTTTCCCCTCTGCTGTCGTCTCATTGGCTCTCgtctctgttctctttctcacacaggGACCTAAAACCAGAGAACATCCTGCTGGATGACCACGGTGAGTCTAAACTAAATTAATTAAAGAACTTTAAAACGCTTAGTGCTGCAGTTTCAGTGTTGCCTTGCCCTTTCTCTAAGGAgattcttttctctctcttgtgtcCACTGTGAATAAACAACCACAAATCTGCTTCAGAAATCACCAGAACTTGCCAGAATTGtgacttttttctgtttactACAGAGCTATAAGCCCGAGCCAGCTGTTTGTATGACAGCAATGAGATGATTTCCTGCTGtgagccagcagagggcgctctGAGTCCAGCAGAGCGGCCTGATCAGAGACCAGTTCAATCACACAAGACCATTTTGATCTGATTAAAAAGCTGAACTGCAACAAAACATGGGCATGCTCGGTTATAATGAACAGAACAATAATACATGTGGCTCCAACAGTGAGGGAGTCGAGACAAACGTCTGTGACTAGAAGGCATAAAGACgcaggaaatggaaacaaacagaacgTCAACTCAACACATGATGCTTCTCATAAATCACAAGATACAACATAAATCCTCCGTAGCTTCACACGGATCAGCGTGAACAGTCTTTAATGCACGTCAAGCCAGAACATAAAGGAGatattcatttctgttttgaatTAAATGTTGTAAATGTAAAAGAGCTTTTAAAATTAATGGTCCACTTTGGCTTTATGATGAACATTTACAGCACATTcgtctgtctttttgtgtgtgtgtcttcaggccACATCAGGATATCAGACCTGGGTTTAGCGGTTCATGTTCCAGAGGGACAGACCATCAAGGGACGGGTGGGAACAGTCGGGTACATGGGTAAgtaacctctgacctctgaccggTGGGAACTGAGACACAAGAGTAACCCTCATGCTCCATGTAGATCAGCCGGAGAAACATCCACTTTGTGGTGTAAAGGTTTTAGATCCCGTGTCCATGAACCACCCTCAGCTCACTCTCCCGCCTCccatctgtcctccagctccagagGTGGTGAAAAACGAGCGTTACACCTTCAGCCCAGACTGGTGGGCGCTGGGCTGCCTGCTGTACGAGATGATCGAGGGCCAGTCTCCCttccagcagaggaagaagaagatcaagagggaggaagtggagcGGCTGgtgagggaggtggaggaggaataTTCCAGCAAGTTCTCTGAGGACGCCAAGTCCCTCTGTAAAATGGTGGGTGGATGTTCGAGTGGCCTATAGCTCCAGTCTGCACAACTGACACGTCTCTCTCTGCTCGGCTGCACCGCGCTTTGTGTGAAGTGTCCTTCTGCTGGTTAGGGTTATTAAGGGTTCAGGTTCGGTTATTAAGTTTGTAATTCATGTGCAGCTTCCTTAAATACTATCAGTAAGCtgtaattaggaggttattgagggcTGCTGACAGCTCGTTCATCAGACCATGgcatgggggtgggggggggtccCAACACAAAGCTTCCTGGATGTTAAATGTTGTCTAACAGTTTTATCAACCACTTCAAACTCACAGATCTGTCACTCAAACCAGACTTCTGAGGTCACACCTTGAGtgtttctgtcacttcctgatgcttttaacagtttttccttccctccagcTTCTGGCCAAAGATCCTTCAGAGAGGCTGGGCTGCCTGGGAGGCGGAGCCTCTGAGGTCAAAGCCCATCCCATCTTCCGCTCCATTAATTTCAAACGCCTTGAGGCCGGCATGCTGCAGCCGCCCTTCGTTCCTGATGTAAGTCCACAGTTTGTAACATGAAATTCACAGAAGTTCAGGAAGGTCTCAGGAATTTACGAATGAAGTGCAGAAAGAAAGATGCTAAAAGCATTTATGTCATCAGCCCTCATGTGCGtccagagcagagacaggtcCATGAAGTGCAGTACAGGTGTAATGAGTAGCAGAGATGATAGCAAAGTCTTAATCAGTAACATCAATGGTAGCACAGGTGTAACAAATCACGTTAGCAATAGCCCATATGCAACTAATGACATTAACAACA
This region of Chaetodon trifascialis isolate fChaTrf1 chromosome 16, fChaTrf1.hap1, whole genome shotgun sequence genomic DNA includes:
- the grk6 gene encoding G protein-coupled receptor kinase 6; amino-acid sequence: MELENIVANTVLLKAREGGGGNRKGKSKKWKQLLQFPHISLCEELRQTTEKDYSSLCERQPIGRLLFRQFCETRPELRRCVKFLDAVAEYEVTPDEKRKECGQELIDKYFNPKSEDHVPEVEEAMMAQCAERLQQEACKELFKDCTKLIHDYLSVAPFADYLDSMYYNRFLQWKWLERQPVTKNTFRQYRVLGKGGFGEVCACQVRATGKMYACKKLEKKRIKKRKGESMALNEKQILEKVNSRFVVSLAYAYETKDALCLVLTLMNGGDLKFHIYHMGEAGFDEKRAVFYSAEICCGLEDLHRERIVYRDLKPENILLDDHGHIRISDLGLAVHVPEGQTIKGRVGTVGYMAPEVVKNERYTFSPDWWALGCLLYEMIEGQSPFQQRKKKIKREEVERLVREVEEEYSSKFSEDAKSLCKMLLAKDPSERLGCLGGGASEVKAHPIFRSINFKRLEAGMLQPPFVPDPQAIYCKDVLDIEQFSTVKGVELEPNDEFFYSKVSTGSVSIPWQNEMIETECFTELNVFHQDGTVPPDLDWRGQPSPPPKQGLLQRLFGRQDCCGNCSDSDEEPTRL